The DNA sequence GGCTGGGGCTAGGAGTTAGGATGGCCTTTGCTGTCTTTGAGGGGCCCATGGATCCAGACTGCAAGCCATAGCTTATCAGTCAGGAGGGCTGGGACTGTTCGTCTGTGTCATCCTGAGCCTTTTGTAAAGTGTCATCTGAGCACTCCAGCCACAGCTCAGCTGTTCTGGGGCCCCCAATAAAGGGCCCATTTCCAGCACTGAAGGGGGCGAGGGAGAGCGAGTTAGAGCAAGGCTAGGGAGTCTCTGGGCCTGAGCCTCCTTACAGTCTGAAGAAGAGGTCTTCTGCAACCAGCtggccctgcaccccaccccactctccctGGCTTGACTCCAGCCTACACTTTCATTGGCAACAAGCAAGTCCACAAAGCCTAGCTGACCCCAGAATCAGAAGCTTCAGGTCACCATGGCCTTGACCTAGTCTCAGTTTAGATGCCTTGGCACAGTGCTGGTCATTCAGCACACCCTCAATAAATAGTTCTCGAATGAAAGGGAGAATGGCAAGTGCTGGCTGGCATTCGTGCAACAAACATGGAGCTCCTGATCACAATGGGACCCCCTTCAGCTGAGGGTTCAAGGCACCAGTCTGAAATAAGCCCCATCcatcctgctcccctccccgatGATGAGGGGACCATACCTCTCCAGGCAACCTCTGCCTTTTGGAAATCTTATAGATGagccacaggggcaggggcaggggcaggggcaggggcagtgcacTGGGTTGGGAACCTGGGTTTCAGAATGAATGAAGCTGGACTGGGAGAGCCAGTGGGTGTTTAGGGCTCTGCTGCCCCCCGCTGGGCCATCAGGAAACACGCTCTATTTCGCAGGAGGCACAGAGCATCCAcactctcccctttctcctcccagaAGCCGGGATCCCTATGTTCCGGCGTTCCCAGCCTCACGAATAGGTTCTGCATCCCCCAGGTATCCAAGATCTCCCACCCAGAACATTCCACCCATTTCTGAAAGCCCTTTGCCAACAAGAATTGTCctggcgccgaaaccggtttggctcagtggatagagcgtcggcctgcagactgaaaggtcccaggttcgattccggtcaagggcatgtacctttgttgtgggcacatccccagtgggaggtgtgcaggaggcagctgatcaatgtttctctctcatcgatgattctaactctctatctctctccctttctctctctctaaaaaatcaataaaatatattgggggggggAAGAATTGTCCTGGGAACATTGGGTCAATTTCTGACCAGTAAGACCACTTATATATTAGCGAAGGAAATGGGCTCCCGAGGAGGGGTCTTTTAGAGACTCCTATGTTTGTCAGGAGGAAAGGTAAATGTAAGGATTGGCAaaaccaaagaaaagagaaaatgatagaaACTTAATTGTAACAACGTTTGATAAATCAAGCCAAAGACTGGTTATTtgcaaaaactaataaaatttgaTAACCCAATAGAAAATTCACTTACATGTATAGATACAGATAGATATAGTGAGAGAGCTATAACGAGAAACCCACAGGCCGTGTTTTGGGCCAGTTCACTGGTGGTGGGAGGTAGATGGCACATGccggagggcagaggagggtggggtgggaaagggcATAAACAAATGTTGATTTCCTTCTGTGGACTCCACTTGGGTTTGTGGGTGGCATGAGtgctatgttcttttttttttttaaatatattttattgatttttcacagagaggaagggagagggatagagagttagaaacatctgatgagagagaaacatctatcagctgcctcctgcacacctcccactggggatgtgcccgcagccaaggtacgtgcccttgaccggaatcgaacccgggacctttcagtccacaggccgacgttccatccactgagccaaactggtttcggcagtgTTCTGAGCCTGTGCGCACTCACAGCAGTTGGATAGTGGAAAGTGGCTAAGATGTTTGCTGACTGGCTCATGGACTGACTGAATCAACTCTAGGGGTAGCTGATCCCAGATGGGAAAAAAGTCTACTGACTGTTTACcaggctggggccctgcaggagggaaCCAGGATTGGGACAGAGCCTGTGCCAGTGTTAAGCTGTATAATTTGGCAGCTTGATAAACCGTGTGCCAGTTATGGGCCCAGGAAACTTACAGTGTCCCTTGCCTGGAATTTCCCCAATTCCTACTCAAGCTTCATGACTGAGTAAAGGTCTCCTCGACTAGGAAGCTTTCCCTAGCTAACTTCCCCGTCCCTGAGCGAGAGTGGGTGCCATCCTGCCCCTGGGCATTCTTTTACGAAAGCACTTATCCcactgcatttttaaatttttcttttaaattttcatcaTGGCAAATTTCTAACATAAACAAAAGCAGCATAATAGGATAATGTAGCCCATGTACCCATCACCCAGTTTCAACAATTACCAACCCAGGAACAATTCTGTTTCTTCTATATCACCTCCACTACCCCCCCCACCACcttggattattttgaagcaaatcctatCGTTTTATCAGTAAATACTTCATTATGTTTCTCTAGAAGAtgagtccttttttaaaaaaagaaaagaaagcataacCATAACACCATTATCACCACTAAAAAAATTTCacaatttgccgaaaccggtttggctcagtggatagagcgttggcctgcggactgaaaggtcccaggttcgattccggtcaagggcatgtaccttggttgtgggcacatccccattaaggggtgtgcaggaggcagctgatcgatgtttctctctcatcgatgtttcgaactctctatccctctcccttcctctctgtaaaaaatcaataaaatatattaaaaaaaatttcacaatTATTCCTTAGTGTCATCAAATATccaatgtttatatctctctgatCATCCCACTATGTTTTGATGGTTTTCTTGACTGTCTGTCCCACTGGACCTGATCAGGGACCCGGGCTGCCTGTGTGAGTGCCTCAGTCCTTGTCTATCACTGTTCGTGGGGCTGAGAGACCTGTGTGCTCACACCCAGCTGATGACAGTCACTGCTCTGTAGGTGAGTCAAGACCCTGAGTGCCTGAGTGGGAGGAGGCCTCACTCTAGAATATGAAGAACTGTCCTTAGCATGTGTGCTGACCAGGCTCATCTCAACTCAGCCAGGGCGCCTTTCTAGAATATACACGCagtccctgctccccaccactATCTCTTCAGCCAGAATCTCCAAGGATGGGGCCAATGCACGAGAATTTGGGGAACACGCCTCAGGTATATGAATATTTGATGTATTGCCCTTTCTAGCCCCAAGTGGCCCCCACCAGAACGTCATCACACATGGGTGCCAGATACCTTCACTCGGCACCACTCTGAGAAGAGAAAGCCCTAGGGTGGGCCACCAGGCCCAACAGCCTCTTGTAGAGAAATCTCAGTGTCCAAGGAGGCCTTGATACCAGGTTGGCTTTGTGGCAGAGTCACCAAAATAGCCAGGGGAGAAAGAGGGACCGGCCCTTTGCTGGATTATTCAGGGACCACTTCCTCAGAGAGGCTTTCCCTGAgtcctcagcctcctcccccacccccagcagtaGTGTGACCCTCTGAGCTCATAGGGCTGTTACCCTGAGCCAAACACAAGTAAGTCCGATGCCAACCTGATCCTAGACCAGACATCAGTGGAAGAAACTGCCACAGGGCCACCCTCTGTGGAGCATCTCTTCCCCGTGCAACCCATACCCCAGCACCAATTGTTGGGGTTGACACCAGGCCAAGGGTCCCCAGATGACAACCTATGATTTCCACCCGCTGCTGAGGGAACTTCCTCAGGCCTTTGCCTGGTCAGAACAGCCTGTGTGAACCTGGACCACAAATAGCCCCTTCATCCCCCTCCCGCTGCCTTGGGCCAGCCCATTTTGTACACCGAGGCCTTGAAGCTGATTCAGATTGCATCCCTTTCCCTGATGGGCAAGTGTGTGATAAACCGCCCTCCAGAGAGGTGAGGGGCGGCAGGGGTCCTGTGTGTCCTACCATCTCCACAAAAGTGCAGTCCTCACCACAGCCTCGTGTTGCTGAGACCAGACGTGGGCAGAGCCCTAACCAcgtagggaggaagggagcaacCATTAGCACTAATGAGGCAGGCGGCTtgaaagctttttactttgaagCTGCTCGCCCACCCAGGGAACAGACCGTTCTGCTTCTTTGGCTTCCAGGAACCCCAGGCAGAAAGGAGTTTGGGGacaggagaaggggtgggggtctTGAAAAGGcctggaaggagaaggagagaggaagagccaAGGACggaagcaggaggggctggtgTTGGTTAGGTGGGTTTCTCTcttccatgcccccccccccaaaaaaaaacaacaaaaaacccaggaCTCTAGATCTGCACCCACCTCTGCCTTACTCTGTCCACTGGCCCATCACCCCCTTTAATGCCTTTGACCCAAGTTCCTGGAAGCAAAGCAAACAACATGCCCTATAGTGTCTGATTGAGCATCTCCGGGCCCACAAATTAAATTAAGCTCTCAGGGCTGCCTGCCTTGTTACTGCTAATGGCTCCAGCCTGCCCCCAACGGGTCCCTGTCCTGTCAAAATTTGGGGGCCCTGGGCACCCTGTCATGTTCCCAAACTTTAATTGGCTCCTGGAGACCTCACACACAATTGGAGATGGTCACCCTCTTATAGAGCATCCAAAAACTCAAGTTTCAGGGAGAGAGGCTTAAACTGTACGTCCCCTCTTCTGGGGAAGGCCCCTCATATCCTGGCTTCAGGGAATAGTCACGTGTGGGCCCTTCATTAGACTCTGCTATATAAGCTGAAGGCACCAGGTGGCCAGGAATGCTCGGGGCAAGGATCCAGCAAGCAGAAGTAAGTCCTCAGGTTGGGCAGAGATTCTTCTTCTCTGGGGGCCTCTCTTGGGGGTAGGACACTTAGAGGGTGCATCCAGGGATGAGGAGGGACTAAGTGTTGGGTCTCCCTGCTGAGCCAGGCCATGCTGACTGCAATACTGAGCTGtgccctgctgctggcactgcctgcCATGGAGGGGGCCCAGATGAGCTTGGCAGCCTTGGAGGGCATCAGAAGGCCTGACGAGGCCCTGTTCTCAGAGCTGTCAGGTCagtgtgggcaggggtggggctgggtggggcctggccaccCTCTGGCCACAAACCATTCAGCCTGGTACGagccctccttctctcttcccaatCCCAGGCCTGGGAAGTGGGCGTTTTGTGCATGGCAGGGGGTTGGAGGTTGGGGGggattttgctctcacatcaccTATCACAGACCTGGGCCTGAGGCCTGAGCTGAAGAGGACAGCTGCAGAACAGGCAGAAGAGGCTCTGCTGCAGGAGGCCAAGGACATGGCAGAGGTAACTAACTAACTGTTCAGGGCAAGGGGTGAGGCTACAGGCCTTGGGCGGGCACATCGGGCATCGTTCCCACTCTCCATTACctgacctccccgcccccctttacTTGGAGCAACCCTGCAGACCCGCATGCGCCACTGCCATCCCACTTGCATGGGGCAGGTAAGGTCCCTGGACTTGCCTTCGGAGGCTCATGCTCCCGCATCCCTGCAGGCGCTAGACCCAGAAGAACGGGAGCCACGCTCCCTGCGTCGCTGCGTGCGGCTGCACGAGTCCTGTCTGGGACACCAAGTACCGTGCTGTGACCCATGCGCCACGTGCTACTGCCGGTTCTTCAACGCCTTCTGCTACTGCCGCAAGCTGGGTACTGCCATGAACCCCTGCAGCCGCACCTAACTGGTCAACGTCAGAGTCGGGGCTGTGACGGGGTGGGGGGCGTGAATAAAGTTTGGGTCCAACCCCAAGGCTGTGACATTATTTCCAACGTGGCCTTTGGAGGGGGTAGGTCATGGCAAGCGCCTAGTCTAGAAACCTCATACCTACTCCAGGGCCTGTGTTACCCCATCATCTGAGTTACTTATACGCACAGTCTTAGGGCACCAGGCGCCGTTGGGGGAAGCAGAGGAGAGCCGCTCTTCAGCCCTCGAGAATCTTCTACAgtaaaggaggggaaggggagcagggggcaTAGCGCGGATAGGGGCTGTAACTTCTGGCTGGCGAACAAGCAAGCATTAGGTTCCAGGGCCTGCTTACAGCTACCTCGATGGGTGACCCCCAGCGAAGGCCGCCCTTGCCATACCTGTTCCCCTCGGGGGAAGGCTGACTCAACAGTCTGGGATATTTCCAAGCATAAATAGCTCTCGTCTTTACTCCACACGCCTTCATAGTGCCAGATGCAACAGACCCGGGAAAGCTAGGGGACCCAATTCAATTTCCACGGCACGGGCACCACCGCGCGGCCGGTCTTAGACACTCCTAGCGGCTCCAGTCGGGAGCCGGAGGCGCTCTTTCCCTCTGCGCGCAGGCGCCAGAGGGCTGTCCCAGCCCGCACCTGCGCAATACTTCCACTAGAAGCCATCCGGAAGAAGGGCACCACTCAGAACCCGCCCCGCGGTGGCCACGTGACACCCTTTGCGTGTCACCTGACGCGCCTGACAGGACGCTGCGGGCGCCGAGTCAGCTGATCTTGGAGTATCGCTGCGTGCCTGCGGGTCGGGCTTCTCCGGTCCCGCCGCAGCCATGTCGTACTTCCCGGAGCTATACTTCAATGTGGACAATGGCTACTTGGAGGGACTGGTGCGCGGCCTGAAGGCCGGGGTGCTCAGCCAGGCGGACTACCTCAACCTGGTGCAGTGCGAGACGCTCGAGGGTGAGCCGCGGGCTGGGATGCCCGGCCTTGAAAGGCCGGCAAggaggctggccagggcctgagggtTCCGAGTTCTGGGCGGGGAAGCCGAAAGCGGGGGTTCTAGAAGCACCTGAGAGGCTTCGTTCGGAATCGGGGGCTGATGGCGGGGTCGCTGGAAGGGGATCTACCTCCAGCTGCGGCTCGGCTCAGGCCTAAACGCAAACAACGCTTTAAAACCTCAGTGGTTCGCCTCTGCTGGGGCCGTCTCTTTCTCGGTTATGCCCACCATGTAGTTTGGAAGAGAGGGTCTCTAGGGAGTGGTTGGTCGGTGCGAGATGTGCCCATACAAGTCTCTTTACCCTGACGTAGCCAGAGTGAGCTGTCCCGTGGCAACGGAAAAGCACCCCACTTCCCTCGTCACACATTCACCAAGGCTTTGGGGATCATTGTGTCTTCTCCTTGTCCGAGGGGTGAACCTTCCTGGGGAATTGCTGAGCCTGCTTAGTTTCCCCCCATCGCGGAACCACTGGCTGAGCAGTCTTCTGAAGGCAGTGTTTGAGAGAGCAAGATGTGGCCCTGCAAGTCAGGGAAGTTCATACACATGTATTTGGCCAATAAGTCCAAAATCTTCAGCGAAAAGGATGCTTGTTGAGATAGGGTTTTCCTAGCCCAAAAATTGCGAGAGAGGCTgagttcccttttcctttcagCCCACACTGCTTCAAAGTGGGATGAACCCCCGAGGCACATTTTCATCAAATTTACTGAATTAGAGATGCCCCAGATTCCAGTCtttgcctcctctccctcctcccaggtggcAGTGAAGGACACAGTGATTCCATCCCAGCCCCCCAAGTTTACTGTTGAGCTAGTCTCATGGTAGCTAGAGGGGGAAGATGACCAGATGATTCATCCCTttgagaaaaatttcaaataaaaaaagtgTATTGAGGTTAAAAGTGAGCTCAATTTAAAAAGAGTTTTGTTTATCTTGCAATAATGTAAAAACatacctttaattttaaaaacttactgaaGTTAAAATACAATTGTGGACTTTGTGGTTTTAGCATAAGTGTACGAAAAGGTTGTTCACTTCCCTTATGGGAGTGGaagtgaggaaggagaggagagcatTTAGGGTGCTGAGTTGTAGGAGCCTACCAGCAACCTAATTATCCTCACTGTCGGAAAAGGAGAAACGCGGGGACGGGGGTGCTCTCTGGGGCACACAGCTGATACTTAATGTGAGTTTTGTGGACTGACTGGGACTGGAGGAAGATCTTTGCTTAAATCTGAAGGTGAACTCTATTGATTACTAATTGACATTTGGGAAACTTGTTTCTCTCTAGGCTTTCCTCATTCTCGCTGCTGACTCCTCCCTAACCTTACCTGTCCCCCACAGGGTTCCCATCTTCCCAGCAAGACCCTATGCCATCCTCCACAAACATGTTAGGCCATTCTTCCTATAATACTGCTTGGGACATAGCCCCCTTGTGGACCACAATACAGACTTTAGCATGACATTCAGGGATTCCCTTGCTCTTTCACACATATTACTTACCTTCACACAAGCCATGCCCCCAACTCTTGGTGCACATTAGTGTGATAGACTTCGAAGTTAGACAaatctgagtttgaatcccagctctgccaattACTGGATTACtttagacaagttatttaactccTCTGATAtagagaacatcaatgagagaaacattgatcagctgcctcctgcacgcccctactggggattgagctcatgtgccctgaccgagaatcggactgtgaccttctggttcatgggccaatgcttaaccactgggccacatCGACTGGGCTCTGCTTCCTTCTTGTCCCCATGAAGCCCTATGACTCCTACCTTTTAAGGCCCAACCCCAGTAGCACCCCATCGTAGAACTTCTCTGTGGCCTTGCTAGCCCAGAATGATGTTCCCTTTACCCAATTACAGCTCCTGTTTGTGCTGCTTTCCTAGATGTTTCTTGAAATAGAGTTTGGGATTTTGGGGACCTTCTATGATGGAGGTGCTCAGGACTTTCAAAGGCTGAGGATAACCAGAAGCAGGAAGAAGTGATCATAAACCCCAATTTGTCCTCTACAGAAAGGCCTCCTCTGCTTCTGAAGGTGACAGCAGAGGCCTGGCCTCCAGGTCTTTGTTGCTGGATGTTTTTGCCTCCCTATCCccaggagaaaggggaggaaggtgggagggggacaCCAAGGAAGCCTGTGGTGCCTAGAGAGGTCTGTAGCAGTGACCTGAGGTGTtaattagatcccacatatgagtgagatcatgtgatatttgtctttctttgactggcttattttgcttagcataatactctccaggtccctccatgctgtctcagagtcAAGTCTTTTAATATGTAggttctctgtctctcttagtttttcttttatttattgaagaaGCCCGGTTATTTAATTTGTAGATTTTTCCTTCATCTCAATTTTGCTGATTACATCCCTGTTGTCTAGTTTAATAGGTTCCCCTGTCCCTTGTTTTTCCTGTAAATTGGTGGTTAGATACAGAggtttaattatatttaattaaaaaaatttaaatatatttttattgatttcagagaggaagggagagaaagagagagagatagaaacatcaatgatgaaagggaatcattgattagctgcctcctgcacgccccctactggggaccgagcctgcaacctgggcatgtgcccttgaccggaatcaaacatatgacccttgagtccccagtctgatactgagccaaacccgctagggctaatttaaaaaaatttttttaaaaatatattttattgattttttacagagaggaagggagagggatagagttagaaacatcaatgagagagaaacattgatcagctgcctcctgcacaccccctactagggatgtgcccgcaaccaaggtacatgtccttgaccggaatcgaacctgggacccttcagtccacaggccgacgctctatccactgagccaaaccagttagggctaaaatttttttaatgtagcatTTTTAAACATGAATCAGGGAaagagcttctttttaaaaaatattttttatttttattggtttcagagaggaaggggaaaaggagagatagaaagatcaatgatagagattcattgatcagctgcttcctgcacgccccctacttgatTCCTGGGCaagtgcctttgactggaatcaaaccagggacccttcattGTGCAGGCTGTCGCTCTGGCTACTGAGCCAaacatatatt is a window from the Eptesicus fuscus isolate TK198812 chromosome 21, DD_ASM_mEF_20220401, whole genome shotgun sequence genome containing:
- the AGRP gene encoding agouti-related protein yields the protein MLGARIQQAEAMLTAILSCALLLALPAMEGAQMSLAALEGIRRPDEALFSELSDLGLRPELKRTAAEQAEEALLQEAKDMAEALDPEEREPRSLRRCVRLHESCLGHQVPCCDPCATCYCRFFNAFCYCRKLGTAMNPCSRT